From the Clavibacter phaseoli genome, one window contains:
- a CDS encoding aldo/keto reductase: MHYRNLGNSGAVVSTYALGTMTFGAEADEETSGRILEAYVAGGGTFIDTADVYTSGVSEEIVGRWLKAHPAEADQLVIATKGRFPMGEGNNDVGTSRRHLTRALDDSLRRLGVDTIDLYQMHAWDAVTPLEETLRFLDDAVRAGKISYYGFSNYLGWQLTKAVGLAKALGFTPPVTLQPQYSLLVREIESEIVPASLDAGIGLLPWSPLAGGWLTGKYRRDETPTGATRLGEDPERGMEAFTPRNGQERTWAILDEVRRIADAHGSSSARVSLAWLEAQPAVTSVILGARTVEQLEDNMASADLELTADEIASLSAVSAPVVSEYPYGPAGVQQRHRAIDVRG, encoded by the coding sequence ATGCACTACCGGAATCTCGGGAACAGCGGCGCGGTCGTCTCGACCTACGCGCTCGGCACCATGACCTTCGGCGCGGAGGCGGACGAGGAGACGTCGGGACGCATCCTCGAGGCCTACGTCGCCGGCGGCGGCACGTTCATCGACACGGCGGACGTCTACACGTCGGGCGTCTCGGAGGAGATCGTCGGCCGCTGGCTGAAGGCCCACCCCGCCGAGGCCGACCAGCTCGTCATCGCCACGAAGGGCCGCTTCCCGATGGGGGAGGGCAACAACGACGTCGGCACCTCGCGCCGCCACCTCACCCGCGCGCTCGACGACTCGCTGCGCCGCCTCGGCGTCGACACGATCGACCTGTACCAGATGCACGCGTGGGACGCCGTGACCCCGCTCGAGGAGACCCTGCGCTTCCTCGACGACGCCGTGCGCGCCGGCAAGATCTCGTACTACGGCTTCTCGAACTACCTCGGCTGGCAGCTGACGAAGGCCGTGGGGCTCGCCAAGGCGCTCGGGTTCACGCCGCCCGTGACGCTGCAGCCGCAGTACTCGCTGCTCGTGCGCGAGATCGAGTCGGAGATCGTGCCCGCGTCGCTGGACGCCGGAATCGGCCTGCTGCCGTGGTCGCCGCTCGCGGGCGGCTGGCTCACCGGCAAGTACCGCCGCGACGAGACGCCCACGGGCGCCACCCGCCTCGGCGAGGACCCGGAGCGCGGCATGGAGGCGTTCACGCCGCGGAACGGCCAGGAGCGCACGTGGGCGATCCTCGACGAGGTGCGCCGCATCGCGGACGCGCACGGATCGAGCTCCGCCCGCGTCTCGCTCGCGTGGCTCGAGGCGCAGCCGGCCGTGACCAGCGTGATCCTCGGCGCCCGCACCGTGGAGCAGCTCGAGGACAACATGGCCTCGGCCGACCTGGAGCTCACGGCCGACGAGATCGCCTCGCTCAGCGCGGTGAGCGCGCCCGTGGTGTCCGAGTACCCGTACGGCCCGGCCGGCGTGCAGCAGCGCCACCGCGCGATCGACGTGCGCGGCTGA
- a CDS encoding MFS transporter produces MTPPPNAFPPTAPLPIQTQRPPWRHTLIALSVPNFRRFTASNVIAMTSGWMQRIAQDWLVLELTGSVTAVGITVAMQFAPMLFFGLLGGVIVDRCSKRMLMMITQGTYALLSALLAVLTLSGAVEAWHIFAIAFATGLVTVIDNPARQVFVTEIVGQQHLRNAISVNSSVFQLGGMVGPALSGILLLAVGAGWSFAINALACVVVVLTLWSLKTRDLIRIPPAPRRRGQLAEGLRYARSKPTILWPVVLVAVFSVFGLTMPVLLAAFASQVYDVGAGGYGFFNSMVAIGALTGALLSTRRATVRLRTIVVGVGITGLLQAAAGLMPGIAPFAVLLVTVGMASLLFQTAANSLVQLSSNVAIRGRVMSVYVLVLLGGQAVGGPLMGGIVEAWGVHAGMVVSGGMPALAAAVVAVILARRGQLTLEVVVRRHVPRVRITPRAPGAGRPRVAGADEGTTGGGISRARRSRGGAAARRPGRTGTRTPRARSPR; encoded by the coding sequence GTGACCCCGCCGCCGAACGCCTTCCCCCCGACCGCCCCGCTCCCGATCCAGACCCAGCGCCCGCCGTGGCGCCACACGCTCATCGCCCTGAGCGTGCCGAACTTCCGTCGATTCACGGCCTCCAACGTCATCGCCATGACCTCGGGCTGGATGCAGCGCATCGCCCAGGACTGGCTCGTGCTCGAGCTCACCGGCAGCGTCACGGCGGTCGGCATCACGGTCGCGATGCAGTTCGCGCCGATGCTGTTCTTCGGCCTCCTCGGCGGCGTGATCGTCGACCGGTGCTCGAAGCGCATGCTGATGATGATCACGCAGGGCACCTACGCGCTCCTCAGCGCGCTGCTCGCCGTGCTCACCCTCTCGGGCGCGGTCGAGGCGTGGCACATCTTCGCCATCGCGTTCGCGACCGGGCTCGTGACGGTGATCGACAACCCGGCGCGCCAGGTGTTCGTCACCGAGATCGTGGGGCAGCAGCACCTGCGCAACGCGATCAGCGTCAACTCGTCGGTGTTCCAGCTCGGCGGCATGGTGGGTCCCGCGCTCAGCGGGATCCTGCTGCTCGCGGTCGGCGCCGGCTGGTCGTTCGCGATCAACGCGCTCGCGTGCGTCGTGGTGGTCCTCACGCTGTGGAGCCTCAAGACGCGCGACCTGATCCGCATCCCGCCCGCCCCTCGCCGCCGCGGCCAGCTCGCGGAGGGCCTCAGGTACGCGCGGTCCAAGCCGACCATCCTGTGGCCCGTCGTGCTCGTGGCGGTCTTCAGCGTCTTCGGCCTCACCATGCCCGTGCTCCTCGCGGCGTTCGCGAGCCAGGTCTACGACGTGGGCGCCGGCGGATACGGCTTCTTCAACTCGATGGTCGCGATCGGCGCGCTCACGGGCGCGCTGCTGTCGACCCGCCGCGCGACCGTGCGGCTGCGGACCATCGTGGTCGGCGTCGGGATCACCGGCCTGCTGCAGGCGGCCGCGGGGCTCATGCCCGGGATCGCGCCGTTCGCGGTGCTGCTCGTGACCGTCGGCATGGCGTCGCTGCTGTTCCAGACCGCGGCGAACTCGCTCGTGCAGCTCTCCAGCAACGTGGCCATCCGCGGGCGCGTGATGAGCGTCTACGTGCTCGTGCTGCTCGGCGGCCAGGCCGTCGGCGGGCCGCTCATGGGCGGGATCGTCGAGGCGTGGGGCGTGCACGCCGGCATGGTCGTGTCCGGCGGGATGCCGGCGCTGGCGGCCGCGGTCGTCGCCGTGATCCTCGCCCGCCGCGGCCAGCTGACCCTCGAGGTCGTGGTGCGCCGGCACGTGCCGCGCGTGCGGATCACGCCCCGGGCGCCGGGGGCCGGCCGTCCCCGCGTCGCCGGAGCGGACGAGGGGACGACCGGCGGCGGGATCAGCCGCGCACGTCGATCGCGCGGTGGCGCTGCTGCACGCCGGCCGGGCCGTACGGGTACTCGGACACCACGGGCGCGCTCACCGCGCTGA
- a CDS encoding LysR family transcriptional regulator: protein MLDPTLLATFLAVADTRSFTQAAARLGISQPTVSQQVRRLERAVDRTLIARDTRAMRLTDAGDAMAGFARTILAAHRAAESYFGGSEVSGRLRFGTADDLAITQLPRILRHFRQLHPQIELELTVTQSGPLHRRLLAGQLDLILTKTTVDEQPDARLVGRDRMVWVGLERTLVEPGATVPLIAYRAPSISRQMAMDALEREGRTWRITCSTRDVNGVLAAVRAGMGVAVLPQALIPTDLVKVTSRLGLPELDEVDYVLMDNPAGPRASIEALTSAIMSRGVTRAS, encoded by the coding sequence ATGCTCGACCCGACCCTGCTCGCGACCTTCCTCGCCGTCGCCGACACCCGCAGCTTCACGCAGGCGGCGGCGCGGCTCGGGATCAGCCAGCCGACCGTGAGCCAGCAGGTGCGCCGGCTCGAGCGGGCCGTCGACCGCACGCTCATCGCGCGCGACACCCGGGCCATGCGCCTCACCGACGCGGGCGACGCGATGGCGGGCTTCGCGCGCACGATCCTCGCGGCGCATCGCGCGGCGGAGAGCTACTTCGGCGGATCCGAGGTGAGCGGCCGCCTGCGCTTCGGCACCGCGGACGACCTGGCCATCACGCAGCTGCCGCGGATCCTCCGCCACTTCCGGCAGCTGCACCCGCAGATCGAGCTGGAGCTCACGGTGACGCAGAGCGGCCCGCTGCACCGGCGGCTGCTGGCGGGCCAGCTCGACCTGATCCTCACCAAGACCACGGTCGACGAGCAGCCGGACGCGCGCCTCGTGGGCCGCGACCGCATGGTGTGGGTGGGGCTCGAGCGCACGCTCGTGGAGCCGGGCGCGACGGTGCCGCTCATCGCGTACCGCGCGCCGAGCATCAGCAGGCAGATGGCGATGGACGCGCTCGAGCGGGAGGGCCGCACCTGGCGGATCACGTGCAGCACGCGCGACGTGAACGGCGTGCTCGCGGCCGTGCGCGCGGGCATGGGCGTCGCCGTGCTGCCGCAGGCGCTGATCCCGACGGACCTCGTGAAGGTGACCTCGCGCCTCGGCCTGCCCGAGCTCGACGAGGTGGACTACGTGCTGATGGACAATCCGGCCGGGCCGCGCGCGTCCATCGAGGCGCTGACCTCGGCGATCATGTCGCGCGGGGTGACGCGCGCGAGCTGA